The following nucleotide sequence is from Cellvibrio sp. PSBB006.
ATCAGCCGACTCACCCGGCAGCTATCACTCTGGAATTTAGCGATGAAAACACTTTTGACATTCGTGCTTGCGGGCATCTTGAACAGTTCAATTACTGCGTACGCATTAGACGTAACTGAGACCAAAGGGCTGGCCTATTACATCTCTGAGTTTGAGGTGACCGATACCGAGGGGATAAAGCCCTATAGCGCCCAGGTTACTGCCAGCTTTCAACCTTATGGCGGACGTTATATGGTGCGCGGAGGCAAAATTACATCGCTGGAAGGCAAACAGGATAAGCGAATGGTGATTATCGCCTTTGACAGCCTCGAACAAGCCAAAGCCTGGTATTACTCCGAGCGTTATCAATCCCTCATTCCGATTCGTCAGAAATCCGCCACAGCAACAGTTTATTTTGTGGAAGGGGTATCGCTGCCGCTTAATACACAAAACTCGCACTGAACCTCTTACATTTTGAATACCAGGAGATATCCATGAGACTTAATATGAACCTGCTAAAAAGCATTACTTTTTTATTGATATTGGTTTTTAGCGCATTCACACAATCGGCGTCCGAACAGCTGGTGCGGCTCTCTCGCCTGGAGATTGATCCGGCGCAGTTGGATGATTACAAAAAAGCGCTCAAGAAAGAGATTGAAGATTCCATACGGCTTGAGCCGGGGGTATTGACCCTGTATGCAGTGTTTGAAAAAAATCGGCCAAACCACCTGACCATTTTAGAGATCTACGCCGATCAGGAGGCTTATCAAGCGCACATTAAAAGCCCTCATTTTTTAAAGTACAAAGTCGGCACTCAAGCCATGGTGAAACACCTTGAACTGATTGATGGCGATGCATTGATTCCCAACCTGGGTATTAAACCCGCCCCTGCTCAAGATGAGCGCTAGTGAACCTCCAACATCTGCCTGGCCTTTTGCGCATAGAGTCCATTTGCACCGGCGATCTCCATCAAATAATCAGCCGCTCTTGCTGGTTCACCGCAAGCGCGTAAAGCAAGCGCTAAATAAAATCGAATGCGTTCGTTGGTAGCATCGTTTGCATAGAGTTGTTCCAGTTTTGCCAGTGCCGTAGCTGGATTGTCCAGCGATAATTGCAGCACCGCGAGGTCCAGGGATGTCTCCCGGTCTTCCGGGTAATGACGCAACAGTTTTGCAAAAGCCGCCTCCGCGCGTTGCTTGGCACCCAGGGCTATGTGGACCAATCCGAGATGACGCAAGGCAATATGATCATCCGGTTTAATGTGTAGTGCACGTTCTAATGCATTCTGGCAACTACCAAAGTCCTTGCGTAAAAAATAGCAGACGCCTAATTGCGCCCATGCATCTACGTCAGCAGGATTTTGCTGCAAAACTTGTTGATAGAGTTCAATCGCTTCGTCAACCCGGCCTTGGGCCGCGATAGCCGTTCCCAGTCGCACCATTAAATGTGCAGTGTGCGGACGAATTGCCAGCGCACGCAACCAACTGTATTCAGCGCGCTGAAAATTTCCTGCATGCAAACAGAATCGTCCGAGGTTGTCCCAGGCTTGCAGGTTATCCGGGGCAATATCCACCGCCTTTTCGAGGTGTGCCATCCCCTCTTCTGCCGACCCCAGGTTCATCAACACCTGACCAAGATTACTGTGAGCCATGGATAGATCCGGGTTTAAATCCAGTGCCATGCGTAAATGTAACAGCGCTTCATCCCAACGTTGGCACTGACCATAAATAAACCCCAAATTATTATGGGCAGTCGCATTCTCCGAATCCACCGTTAGCGCAGCCAGGTAAGCAGACTCTGCTGCTCTCAGGTTGCCATTTAAATGCGCTTCTACACCGGCTTTGATTTGTTCAATGGCTGTATTCATTTAGGCAATCCTCGCAACAAGTCCACGTAGTAATTGATTGGTATCGATATCCGGCACTTCAAACTCAACATCGTCCAGTGAAATATCAAAGGGTTCACCTTCGCGATAATGAATCGGCAGTCGAATACCGAAACGATAGTCGGAGCCGAAGGTATAAGACGCAAATTCCCAACGCTCGTCGTAAACACTGAAGCCCAACGCGCGCACACTGACATAGCCACCGATATCAAATGTAAAACTCGGTTGTGCATGCACCGCCACTTCCGCTTCGATATCCAGACCGGTAGCCGGCGTCCAGTCCACATGCACACCGGCTTCTGCTGCGCCTTCAATACCCAATGTGCCACCGATATCCAGGCCGCCGGTTGCGCTGGCACCGGTAATACCCAAACCGATGCCCGCGCGCACCGATAAACGCAAACCGGCATTCGCAGGAATATTTAAATGCGCATCGCCAGTGATATGCGTATCTTCTTCGTGGTCCGGGTTGTAAGTCACACCGAGGCGTAATTGATCAATAACGCCGGGACCAATACCCGCCGTAGCACTCAACCCGCCACCGATCTCCGCCACAATGCCGGGAAAAATTGGCGCCTGCACGGCAATATTGAAAATAGATTTATTGATTTCGCGCCGCGCAAAAATTTCCAACTCATCGGGCAAACCAATTTCACCGGTTACAGTAATTTCACCGTTTGGTGAAAACTGTATACCGGCTGTTGCTTGTAACCAGGGCGCGAGTTGCAAGGAAAGCGAACCGCCGCCGTAAACAATCAAGGGATTATCTGGCTCGGCGGTTTCCGTAAGTGTTTGACCATCTTCGCTCACGCTGCGATTCGTAACACCGGCATTGACGCGACCGGATAACATACCGCGCGAATAATCGGCTTCGATTTCGGCGGTGAAGGCGCCGTCGTTGTAGCTGACGATGAGGTTTGAATTGATCCCCGGAATATCCGGTTGCGCTTCACCGGTTGCACTGAGCGCATAACCGGTACCATCAGGTCGTTCACTCAGCGTGACACTGATAGAACCACCGCGGATACCGGGAGCGTCCGGTGACAAATTAAATGTGCCTCCAATGGAAAAGCCGGCTTCTTCCGATTGTGTAATTTCAATCGTGCCGCTTTCAACACCGGGAATATCCAGCGTTGCGTCACCGCGCGCGGAAAAACCGTCACCTTCGGAATAATTGACATCAATGGTTGCCGAGGTAACGCCTGGTACTTTTCCTTCCGGAATTGTAATGGTGCCGCCCATGCTCCATTGTTCGTTGGCGTAGCCCATGCGGACCTGGGCTGTGGTGCCTTCGCCGAAAATACGCTCATCAAATGAGAATTGACCATTTAATGCAAAGCCTTGTTCGGTTGACAAACTGGCTTGTATCTCTCCGTCACCGATATTAGTAATTCCGAATTTCAACAACCCATCTACACCAAGCCCACGAGACCCCATGAATGCTGTAATAGATGATTGCTGAATTTCAAAGGGAGCAGGAATATCAATTTCTTCGAAATCAAATGTCTTCTGCAAACGAACATCACTACCGTCGATAACCAAATCAATATCAGCATCCGATAATATGGGAATGGATGGTAGTAATTTTCCTCCTCCAACAAACCCTCTGGCGGGGTCTATATCAAGCTCATCAATCCTGACCGGGCTTAAACCTGGTAATCTGAGGCTCTGAAACACACCACCAGACCCCATGTTGCGAGCACCTGTCAATGTCGGACGTTTATCCAGTGCCCAGCATTTATATGTGCCAGCATTCTCCATTCCCGGAACGGGACGAAAGTGAAATGTAAGGCCAGAATAAGATGCCTGAAGCGAACGATTATCGCTGCTCTTGTATGCATCTACCGTCAAGGTTGCATGATTTTCATCGTTTGCGTCCACGGTCAACGCGCTGCTTGTTTCGACCCTTGGCCAAATCTCAACGGTCTGACCAGCAGTCTGTGGGGCCCTTACTCCAATCCCGCCATTAGGTGAGGTATAAAGTAAAGGTCGCCTGGGATCTCCAAACCGTGTTAGTTCTCTATCGGTGAGCGCCGTGAATTGATTTAAATGTTGACCTTGATTGAACTGGGTTGTTGACCAATATCTATCTGAATTCTCTACATCACCCAAGTCATAACGAACCAGATTAAATTGAATTGTATAGTTATCTCTAATACGAGATGTATTAGCAGAAATTCTTGCACTTCCACCACCTATCACACCTCGATAGTAAGGACTCGTAAAAACAGAAACTGCTTCGCTTATCTCATTGCTAATCTGTCTTGATATTTGTGAACCCGAACTACCATTCGCACCGGCATCCAATAGTTCGTAATTTGTTATATCGTTTTCGCCGCCGAGTTGATCCTCCCTACAATGATCAACCTGAAAGGATCGAACTTGCTGTCTTGCGTCCCAGAATGGAAATATCGCTTTTTCTTTTAACTGAGCTCTGTTACCAAAAAGCATCAGTTGAGGATTTCTCGTTCCCTTAAAAAAATATATTTCCTCTCCACCTGCGTCGGAAACGCCACCTCTTCTTCTAGCCTCGTTAATTTTGTCTTCAACTTTGGAATCCATGAGCGGACTAAAGTGATCCCCCCACTTGGTTCTCTGGTCTGTTGGGCGGGCATGGGCCTCCCGGGAAACCGGGACTGTATGAAGCGCCCTGTGCCTTCTTTTAAAATTTGGAATCCTGACTTCCGGCATATGGAGCTGTTTAGGTGATGGCGTCGCTATGTATTTATATCTCTTTCCTTCCTTTGAAAAT
It contains:
- a CDS encoding DUF4157 domain-containing protein, with protein sequence MATLAQKKRSGKSGGHDNKTAHRQAEEKKDSAAQRKVMRSAYLQTKMAVSTPGDTQEQEADRVADEVSRMPKGVARVADETAPPGSSQPENNAEQPQSLQTKISRMGEEPETARTKLCRDNLEEANPKLMRSEEEDTTAQAKLHRQEEEPTNTETDAEAASPETPVVADETEQKIESLRGQGNPMADDIRQEMEGKLHADFSRVSIHTSGDADALCKQLSARAFTVGNDIFFAAGEYAPTTEAGRKLLAHELTHVVQQQKGVSRKIYRTNGTSGSHSPPPGVTPIEPEQSSGPFEFSKEGKRYKYIATPSPKQLHMPEVRIPNFKRRHRALHTVPVSREAHARPTDQRTKWGDHFSPLMDSKVEDKINEARRRGGVSDAGGEEIYFFKGTRNPQLMLFGNRAQLKEKAIFPFWDARQQVRSFQVDHCREDQLGGENDITNYELLDAGANGSSGSQISRQISNEISEAVSVFTSPYYRGVIGGGSARISANTSRIRDNYTIQFNLVRYDLGDVENSDRYWSTTQFNQGQHLNQFTALTDRELTRFGDPRRPLLYTSPNGGIGVRAPQTAGQTVEIWPRVETSSALTVDANDENHATLTVDAYKSSDNRSLQASYSGLTFHFRPVPGMENAGTYKCWALDKRPTLTGARNMGSGGVFQSLRLPGLSPVRIDELDIDPARGFVGGGKLLPSIPILSDADIDLVIDGSDVRLQKTFDFEEIDIPAPFEIQQSSITAFMGSRGLGVDGLLKFGITNIGDGEIQASLSTEQGFALNGQFSFDERIFGEGTTAQVRMGYANEQWSMGGTITIPEGKVPGVTSATIDVNYSEGDGFSARGDATLDIPGVESGTIEITQSEEAGFSIGGTFNLSPDAPGIRGGSISVTLSERPDGTGYALSATGEAQPDIPGINSNLIVSYNDGAFTAEIEADYSRGMLSGRVNAGVTNRSVSEDGQTLTETAEPDNPLIVYGGGSLSLQLAPWLQATAGIQFSPNGEITVTGEIGLPDELEIFARREINKSIFNIAVQAPIFPGIVAEIGGGLSATAGIGPGVIDQLRLGVTYNPDHEEDTHITGDAHLNIPANAGLRLSVRAGIGLGITGASATGGLDIGGTLGIEGAAEAGVHVDWTPATGLDIEAEVAVHAQPSFTFDIGGYVSVRALGFSVYDERWEFASYTFGSDYRFGIRLPIHYREGEPFDISLDDVEFEVPDIDTNQLLRGLVARIA
- a CDS encoding DUF1330 domain-containing protein codes for the protein MWIIISRLTRQLSLWNLAMKTLLTFVLAGILNSSITAYALDVTETKGLAYYISEFEVTDTEGIKPYSAQVTASFQPYGGRYMVRGGKITSLEGKQDKRMVIIAFDSLEQAKAWYYSERYQSLIPIRQKSATATVYFVEGVSLPLNTQNSH
- a CDS encoding putative quinol monooxygenase, encoding MRLNMNLLKSITFLLILVFSAFTQSASEQLVRLSRLEIDPAQLDDYKKALKKEIEDSIRLEPGVLTLYAVFEKNRPNHLTILEIYADQEAYQAHIKSPHFLKYKVGTQAMVKHLELIDGDALIPNLGIKPAPAQDER
- a CDS encoding lipopolysaccharide assembly protein LapB — encoded protein: MNTAIEQIKAGVEAHLNGNLRAAESAYLAALTVDSENATAHNNLGFIYGQCQRWDEALLHLRMALDLNPDLSMAHSNLGQVLMNLGSAEEGMAHLEKAVDIAPDNLQAWDNLGRFCLHAGNFQRAEYSWLRALAIRPHTAHLMVRLGTAIAAQGRVDEAIELYQQVLQQNPADVDAWAQLGVCYFLRKDFGSCQNALERALHIKPDDHIALRHLGLVHIALGAKQRAEAAFAKLLRHYPEDRETSLDLAVLQLSLDNPATALAKLEQLYANDATNERIRFYLALALRACGEPARAADYLMEIAGANGLYAQKARQMLEVH